The DNA window GCAAGGCGCTCAACAACGGCACCGCCACACCCGCCGACGTCGACGTGACCGGACGCCTCACGGCCATGGATATTGACCCACACGAGCATCGCAATGCGCTGCGCATCCCACCCGACGCCGGACAACACAAGATTGCGATCGAGTCCATCCTGCGACGCATCCCGGACGGGTGGGGGCGCCGGCTGAGCGTCGACGCCGGCTGGTATTCCCTCGTGATCGCCACCGACGCCGAGCTGGCCCGGCTTGATCCCGACTACCGGGTGCATCAGATCAAGGAGAAGTTCGGCACCCTGCGTTACTACTGTCAGGCCAGCGGCGACGATCCCGATCCCGAGTTGCTCGACGCCGTCACCGACGACGCCGAACGCGTCTCCGCCCTCATCTGCGAACGCTGCGGAGCGCCCGGCATCCTGCACCGCAGCCGCAGCATCCGCGTCAAAACCCTCTGCACCACCTGCGCCGGAACGCTCGGATACACACCGGCATAGCGACTGACCACGGGCTCAGCTGTCGGCGGCGTCCTCATCGGCCAGCGCATCGAGGAGCAGATAGCCGGTCGAACCGGCGGGCCGGCCGGCCGACGCGATCGGCGTGATCCGGGTGATGGATTCGACCCGCGACGACTGCCGAAACTGCTCATAGTCCAGTGGCCTCGCGGGGTCGTCGTAGAACACCAACGACGTAGAACCGACCCGCGGCCACCGTCCCACCCGAGTAATCGGCATGCGCTGACCGTCCAACGCGAACCGCCCAGACTTACTGTCCTGGCCGGCGATACGCATGTAGGTCATCGCGTCCAGATCCCACTCCTGACGACTGCCCTGGGACACGAAGAGCCAGACCCCGGTCATACCCGGCAGAAGCTCATCAACCCCGACGCGATCGGACTCCTCGCGGCTGTTGGTCATGACCAGCACTGTCGCATGCATGGCGGACAAGTCCTTCGGCGCTGGCCATTCGTGGTGCGACCAACCCGTTGCAGCATCCGAAAAGGCATAGATCCGCAATGCCCCCAGCAACGATGACCAGTTACCCGGAAGTGATCGAAACGGACAAGAACCGTTGGTGCGCAACCGAATCAGCATGTGATCCGTCGATCTAACCCCCGACGTTGGCACCGGACTGCTCGCCCCGCGAGCAGGACGGGGTCCGCAGTAGCCGTGCCGCCCGCCCAGCAGCGACCCAGTCCGGCAGGTCGAATTGACGCGACAGGCGACAGCCGTCGCGCCCCGCCTGGCACCCTTGATGTGAACTCTCTCACATCTTGTCTCGCTGGCGGGCTCCCGGTGTTGCATCTCCGAACATTGCCGTGCGCCGGGCTCGTCGCCCCGAGGAGCGAGACGTGCCTGTCCGCCTGGCGAGAGTTTCCGCCAGCGGTAAACATCCGGTTGCCGAGGTAACCCGACACGCCTATCGCGGCGTTGACCGTATTTGCTGCGCTGGGCCGTTAGTTTCCCGGATATGAACCGGCACTTGGGTGGGAATTTCCCGTGACGCCGCGCCAGGCGCCACGCTTGCAGCGCACTCGTGTGGAGCTTCGGCTGTTCCCGGCGACGGCGGAGGCGCTGTATCAACGCGCCGAGGAGTGGAACGTGTCGGTCTCTGAAGCGGGCAACCGTCTGATCGACGCCGGACTGGCTAACACAGCGGAGTCGAACGAGAAAGTCTGAAAGCAGCGGACTTTAGAGCCGCCGCCTTCGGGCACCAACCGACCACGTCCACTAACAAGACACGCGAGCGAAGGGAGACAGACTAGAACGCGACAACAGTGAACGCCCTCCACAGGAGGGCCGGTAGACCGTAAAAGCAGACAAGGCCGAGGTTGCAGCCCCGGCCTGTCTCGCGCAGCACTGAGCCGCAACTTCTGTATTCAGATGTTCCCTCGAGGAGGAACTGTGCTTATTGCACTCTGTTTGCTCAACCATGTCAACAACAGCCCCGGTGTGTCGCTGGGGCGGCGCTGATGGCGCGCCATCCTGCAATGGCTGCGGCATCGCCAGACGAACCAGATCCGCACACACCAGCCGTGCACGTCGAATCAGCCATCAAGGGTGCCCGCCTGGTGTTGCCGGCGTTCGACCCGGCTATCGACCCGCAGCGGTACGCCCGTCTCGACAGCATCGATGTGTTGCGCGGTGTGAAGAAGGCGTACGTCGCGCCGTCGATCGAGACGGGCAAGCGACTGTGGTGTCTCACCGACGAGGCTACGAGCTACACCGATCGGGATGCGGTCCGGACCGTGGCCCGGTTCCTCGCCATCGATGCCGACCGAATGGACGCCTTCAACTTCAAGGCGTCGTTTCGACGCGCCAACGTCGACACCTACCTGAACTACCTACAGACCTATCGGCCGGCACGAAGCATGCGCACAATCCGCGGCCAGCTGTATGCCGTCGGCCGACTCGTTCACCCGCGGGAATACCCGCAGCGGCAGGCGCTGGCCCAACCTCACGTCCCGCGAACGCCGGCAGCAAGCCCGAAGCTGATCGATGAGCTCTACGCACTGGCCCCAACGCTGCCCACCTCGCTGTCACAGCGGCTGTTCGTGGTCCTGGATTGCTGCCTGGGCGCCGGGGCGCGGGCCGGCGACTTCAAAACCCTCACCGGGCACTCGATCTCCCAAGCCAGCTGGGACGGCGAGCCCGTGGCGATCGTGAGCCTGCCGAACAACGCCGGAGGACACCGGCAGGTACCGGTCGCCGACGTCGAGATCAGTCAGCGACTGCTGGCACTGGCAAGCACCAGAAAATCAGGGTTCTTGTTGCGAAACGCCAACGGTGAAGTCGAACGCAACGCCACCAACCGAGTCGCCGAACACCTCCGTAACCGCGGCTACCGCGGATTCGATGCCAGCGCCCTACGCAATCGGTGGCTGATCGAGATGGCCACCCGGGTACCGGCGGCATTGATGCTTCAGCTCGCCGACGTCCAGACCGCACAAATCCTGTCCGACCAACGAGACCACCTACCCACTTTCGCCCTGCAACACGCCATCGCCCTGACCAAGGAGAACACCCTATGATCGCCGACTTCCAGCCCTCATACCGGCTGTCGGACAACATGTTCCGCCAAGCCAAGATCATCATCCGACGATCCGGGACCGCCCGACTCATCGACAGCTACCAAGCGCCCGGCAGCGACAGGCCGTCCACCCAACGAGGGGTCAACTACACGATCGAGGCCGTGTTGATCTGCGCGCTGAGCCTGATCATCCTGGGCAGGACGCCGAGCTACAAAGCGATCCTCAACACCCTCGCAGACCTATCCGCGCGTCAACTCGCCGAAGTCGGGTGTTGCCCGTCGCTGTGGATGAGGATATGGGCATCATCGAGTTTGGTGACGAGTGGCCGATGGGAACGGCCCCGCTCGGTGTGGTGAGCGGGGCCGTGGTCGTCGTCGTGACGGGGTCGTCGTCGTGGTGACGTGGTGTTCGTCGCGGTGAAGCGACTTGGGTTCAGTCGGTTGCTGTTTCGCTGATGGCGATGCGTGCGGCTTTCTCTCCGACGATGGAGTGACCGGCGGCGAACGCGGCGGTCAGGGCGTGCAGGGCGAGGTTGTTGACCGCGCGGGGGTGCCCGCGCGAGGCATTGTGGATCAAGGTGATCGCGTCGTCGGCGAATAGGACGTCGGAGCGGCCGGCGATTTTGGTGTGGTGGTTGATGTAGTCGGCGGTGTCGTCTGGTGTCATGCCGGGCAGGGTGTAGCGCACTGCGATGCGCTGGTCCAGGGCGGCCAGGACTCCGAGACGTAGCCGGTGGCGCAGGGTGGGTTGGCCGACGAGTACGACGGCGAATGGGGATCCGGAGTCCATGTCGTGGTTGGTCAGCAGCCGGATCGCTTCTAGTTGATGGTTGTCGAGCAGGTGGGCTTCATCGACGACCAGCACGGGGCTGCGGCCGCGTTCGGCGTGTTCGGCGGCCAGAGCGTCGGCGGCCTGGGGTGCCAGTCGGGCGGTGTGA is part of the Mycobacterium sp. SMC-8 genome and encodes:
- a CDS encoding ExeA family protein; this encodes MSIQRLQSHWGFSRMPFGRDLGPSMLHRYPGHSEAIARISWCVDQCAIGVITGEVGAGKTVAIRAAATSLDPARHVIIYLANPTIGVRGMLTHIVAALGHTPVFHTARLAPQAADALAAEHAERGRSPVLVVDEAHLLDNHQLEAIRLLTNHDMDSGSPFAVVLVGQPTLRHRLRLGVLAALDQRIAVRYTLPGMTPDDTADYINHHTKIAGRSDVLFADDAITLIHNASRGHPRAVNNLALHALTAAFAAGHSIVGEKAARIAISETATD